A segment of the Coffea arabica cultivar ET-39 chromosome 8c, Coffea Arabica ET-39 HiFi, whole genome shotgun sequence genome:
GGTTTATGGGAATGCTTTGTTGAAGAGAATCAGCTACAGTCAGGGCAGATGCAGTGCCCGTGCAGGCTATAGTCGAAAGAGGTTCAAATTGCTGCAACCTTCTTAATTTAGAGCAGTTCTACTGACCAAAGTAAATTCAGTACTTCAATAATGATTTTTAGAGTAATTCTCTCAAGTCTCAGCCCACCATTAGAGAGTAGAGAGTAGGATTGGAATGAAAGACTCTCCACACATTTGGCCGAGCAGTCACCGTAACAAAGCCATTACCATTAATAGAGAtggcaaatcaacccacttaactaGATTTACTcatacccgcccatgaatagatgggtatggatatcttaaatttttgtatatgggtataaatgggttacccaataatacccatttattaaatgggtattattgggtaacccatcaaatccaattaatccatttaaaattctcttccccctaagtctcttcttttcccctaccttttttttgtcaagtttttcattttgtcatgatgttaacattattattattattattatttgttggttttatcttattattttattttttcttagtttgttaatttgctcattttttagcattaccaatttatgataaattttagtctattttcttatctttataaaataaaattttaaatttatatatcaaaaaaatgttacgggttcaaaatttttggattaagtttttatattaatttttatagtacttaattcaaatttttatattcgtattattcaattattaaataataggtaattttgtgatatagagtataaatgaaaaaaattggtaattaagtttattgaacattataagtaaatatttaaaactaatgatgggtacaaagagtggtataaattgataacttagtttgtaaaaatgaatttaaataagtttgcaaaaagttaaaataaatgagttataaatgggtaattgggttacccaattcattttttgacttacccatttatacccatctaattaaatgggtataaatgagttgactcacttatacccattacccattttacccaacccaaacccgcccgagtcacccattttgacacctctaaccATTAATAACGGGTCTACTTGGTttgattgcttttttttttttttttttaaatcgaaACAAAAAATCTgcgctcaaaaaaaaaaaagaaaaagaaagaatactCCACAACATTTCCCAATACCACCacacagaaatttttttttttaaaaaaaaaaatcaacataaCCATTATCATGCCCAAAACCTATTCGAAAGAGTacctaataaatttttttttttttttttcattattagtttGCAGACAAATATCGAATTCCACCTCTTCGTTAtaaattttttcctttggtttttGGTGTGGGAAATGAGCATAGACGCATTGGTTTGACAAATTGGCATGAACGAAGCGAAGTAGATTTTCGAATAAAGACAAAAACCAAATCAGTTAAGTTGATCAAATTTACATCAATCCCTCCTCTCTTTCCAAAACCCTAAATTCTTCCTCTCTTCTATCTTCCAAAATTGTAGACCGAAACTAACAAGAATGGGGGATGTGGCAGATAAATTGGCTTATTTTCAAGCAATTACAGGCCTCGACGACCCCGATTTATGCACAGAGATCCTCTCCGCTCATGGCTGGGACCTCGAGAAAGCGATCTCGTCTTTCACCTCCATCTCTAACTCCTCTGACGAGCCCACCGCCGCCGccgcctcctcctcctccaattCCAATGCCCAGGAAGCAGCAGTGGTCTTACCGGCCACAGCAGCCTGGACCGGTGGGGCCCCCGGCTTGGCTTGGAAAGTTGTGACTCTCCCGTTCTCCATCATTTCCCGTAGTCTAGGATTAGTATCGGGAGCGATCGGGCTCGGGATGTGGGCCGCCAGCGGAGTACTATCTTATTCGCTGGGGATGATCGGTCTCAATTCGGGCCGAGTTGGGGATTCTTCGACAACGACCCCGTTGGTGTCTGTTTCAGCTGCGGTGTCGGAGGCTATGGATTTTGTCGCGAGGTTTGAAAGGGATTTTGGTAGGACGCGACCGAATTTTGTAGCTGAGGGTTTTATGGATGCACTACAGAGGTCTAGGCATGCGTTTAAGCTCTTATTTGTTTACTTGCACTCGCCGGATCATCCGgatactcctgttttttgcgatAGAACGTTGTGTAACGAGGCTTTGGCTGCTTTTATTAACGAGAATTTTGTCGCCTGGGGCGGTAGTATCAGAGCTAGTGAAGGGTTCAAGATGAGCAATAGCTTGAAGGCGTCAAGATTCCCTTTTTGTGCAGTTGTTATGGCCGCCACTAACCAGAGAATTGCATTGCTGCAACAGGTATAAATTTGAATATTTCATGTCTTGAGTACTTAGTGCATTTAGATTATGGCTACTCAATAGGATGATGTCCCTGATCTATAAGACGTCATTTCACTTATTTGGATCAAAAGTATTGTACTTTTGTTAGTTTTGAGTTGGAAATTCCATTTAGTGCCTTTTTCTAGCTAGCTAGGGGTTTTGGCTTCCCTTCCTGAGCCTTTGTTTTCAAAACTATTTACATATGTTGACAGTTCCTAATTTGTTCACCAAACCCCTTCAAAAGTGCTGACACAGTAGGTAGCGGTTAAGTGGTAGAATGTAGAGGCATTTCCTTAGTCAGTTGATGATGCCTGTTTTTGCTTCCAACTCTTAGGAGTATATATCTGTGGTGCATTTGTTTTGTCGTCTATAAGGTTTTTCAGTTATTCCTTGTTGCGGCTGCAGAGAGCgtaatttgttttgtttgaaatttttgttatttctgtCCTTGTGCAATTTTTGGTACAAACTCTTTTGCAGTTTCCATTAGGACTCATCTACTTTTGGTAAGGACAAAATATACGTATGGGTTTTAGTATCATTTTCTTGAGTTTTTACTGGTGGTTGAGTCTCTCTGCTTTTATCGTTAACCATGTTCAGTTGGGTTTTTATACCTGTACAAAATGGAGTACAGCTCCGCTGTGGCTTAGCTAATTACGTAGTAAATTGTGAGAGTTAAGAATTAACTGTCTGTGGGTTTAGCTGAATGGATATATAAGGTTTATGTTACTAACTCCAAAATAGTAAAAAATGGCTGGCTTGGGTTTTGTAATTTCGAAAGTACAGAGTCAATCCCAATAGCTTAATCTTTGGCCATAAGACCCTGCTTCAGTCCCAATTACTTCTTCCCTCTTTTGCTTATGTAGGTTCTTTGAATATCCTTGCCCCTTGTTGCTAAAATGCTAGCTCTATTAGTTGACTTCTTAAAATATTGAAGTTAATTGGTTAGGACTTATTGATCCGATCCTTATGAAAATGTTTGCAGATTGAGGGCCCTCAGTCTCCTGAGGAAATGATCAATATATTGCAGAGAGTGCTTGAAGAAAGTGCCCCTGTTCTTGTATCAGCTAGGCTTGAtgcagaagaaagaagaaatactGTGCGTTTAAGGGAAGAGCAGGATGCGGCTTATCGTGCTGCACTTGAAGCTGACCAAGTATGTTGCTTTTGGATATTTATGTTTAATTTTGATGGTTGTTAATTTAGTAAGCTTATTAGCGAGTTTCTGAATCTATCTGCTCCTCCATTCTTTTTGAAATTATGTTGTAGGGAAAAAAATCTCTAATCCTTTTGGCTGTTTGTCTTTTATCAGGCTAGGGAGCGGCAAAGGAGAGAGGAGCAGGAACGGCTCGAAAGGGAAGCTGCTGAGgctgaaaggaaaaggaaggaggaagaagaggctCGTGAGAGAGCAGCACTAGAAGCTGCCGAAAAAGAAGCTGCATTAGCCAAATTACGACAGGAGAAAGCTCTTTCACTGGGTGCTGAACCAGAGAAGGGAACTGATGTTACTCAAGTAATCTTTTTTTCTTATCATCTTTCCTTAATTTGAGAGAACAGAATTGGGTCACTTTTCAATAATATCACTGGGCTCTGTGAACATTTTTACTGCTTAAGTGATGATTTATGCTctaagggtccgtttgtttcgggtgaaaatgttttccaggaaaatattttcctaatttcccgtgtttggttgcacaaaagttactgaaaacattttcctatgtaaaatattttcactcatcttatggaaaacaacttcccttcccaACTtcctgaagttgttttccgaaatgcatgcatcttgcctgtagtatgttccaaacttactgaaatcATCTTgcagtatgttcttttttttttttttagtataaacAGGAAGACTCGAACCCAAtacctcttccttacactcccttcCCCGTACCACCaaaccctccccctagtatattcaaaataaaaaaaaacctcatcctaCTCATCCTATGCttgtaattaattatgtataatagggacattcttttctagagaaactttcagcagtgagagtgcaagatatatgtcacaataagcattgcatgtgattgatatttgacactaaatggccagcaatttatttatttgcttaaggagatattttttattcatatatacctttctccaagattttttaaagttaaacaatgagataaattttcttattttgcatgggaagaagtatgtagttataacgtgtagaaagtaaagatagagataaaagtgaaaatatttcaaaagttaaacaaacaccagaaaaatgaagtaagaaaatattttcaataagctaaccaaacacctgaaaatgatgaaagggaaatgattttcatggaaaattacttacacggaaaatattttcccaaggaaaacattttacttccaaccaaacagaccctaagaGCATCTCTTTTTctgtcttctttttttcctctgtCCCGTTTTAAATATTTATGAGCTTGGGAAATTGCAGCTGGTTAATGGATTTTAACCTGGAAAAGGCATTTGTATTAAACTTAATTAGCATTTTATTTCCATTAGACTGCTGTTTAATAGTCAAAATGATACGTAGCCATTTGTTACTCCTGTGTCTCATTTAATATGCTTCTCTGccatcaagattttttttttggatctcTTGCTGGGAGTGATCTATTTTATATCCTAATTGTTCTTCCAATCATTTAGGTTTTGGTACGCTTTCCGGCTGGAGATCGCAAGGAAAGGAGGTTCCACAGTACTGCAACAATACAATCTCTGTATGACTATGTCGATTCTTTGGGCTGCTTAGAAATGGGCAGTTACTGCCTTGTTTCAAATTTTCCGAGAACTGTATATGGGCCAGAGAAGCTCACCCTTTCTCTGAAGGAAGCAGGGTTACATCCTCAAGCAAGTCTTTTTGTGGAGTTGAACTCATGAGGGCAAAATTGAACTTCTGGTGTTCAAATAGTTCAATATGGAATTCTTTTAGGATAAAATTTTAGTTGTACTTGTTTCCTTTGCTGCATGATTTGGCacttttgcaatcaaatggcaTCGTCATTTATGCGAGatgttaatattttttttttctggcatGTTAAATTTGGGGAAAATGTTGTTCGATGTTTGAAAGTGTAAACAGGCAAGCATCTTACCAATTAAAGGACCTCACCTCCGTAAACAATTGATCCTTGTACTTTCTGATGGTGATTTCTTGTGAATTCTGCTTGAGTTTTCACCGTACAGATATTCAGTTGATGCCCAACAACTCTTTGATACTTTTTTTTATTGGCACATCTTTGTACACTGGAAAACGTGGATGTTACCTGCCTTATTTTCGACACTTTGAGAAGAAAGAAGCAAGAAAGCAAAAGCAAGTTGTTGCCAGGCTAAATATAAAGCCTCTCGAAATAAACAACAGACTTA
Coding sequences within it:
- the LOC113707362 gene encoding plant UBX domain-containing protein 10-like: MGDVADKLAYFQAITGLDDPDLCTEILSAHGWDLEKAISSFTSISNSSDEPTAAAASSSSNSNAQEAAVVLPATAAWTGGAPGLAWKVVTLPFSIISRSLGLVSGAIGLGMWAASGVLSYSLGMIGLNSGRVGDSSTTTPLVSVSAAVSEAMDFVARFERDFGRTRPNFVAEGFMDALQRSRHAFKLLFVYLHSPDHPDTPVFCDRTLCNEALAAFINENFVAWGGSIRASEGFKMSNSLKASRFPFCAVVMAATNQRIALLQQIEGPQSPEEMINILQRVLEESAPVLVSARLDAEERRNTVRLREEQDAAYRAALEADQARERQRREEQERLEREAAEAERKRKEEEEARERAALEAAEKEAALAKLRQEKALSLGAEPEKGTDVTQVLVRFPAGDRKERRFHSTATIQSLYDYVDSLGCLEMGSYCLVSNFPRTVYGPEKLTLSLKEAGLHPQASLFVELNS